The genomic interval atgggtttgggaagcgcaaacgttaactgaaggtaaccgttgatgaagccacgtgtcgaacgatgggaggagtgtttggtggagcgtcagagaagcagaaagtacaaccgcttggaattctgcgccagtgccacgtagatcggtattgacgtgactcctttagtcttttcgctggacaagtctttgcttaagactggggggcttgtgtaccgccctggtagtcggaagtgatgacgtggcatcaagctacagtataggcatgttgacaagacgccaggttggcagaagggaaggaagtcggggggcttgtgtagtcgccagttatgaagttggcgtgctccgatctccagcatactagagccggcgatcaccgggtcaaagatgaagtcgccagatgtaaactcaggcgaccaagtgattggagatcgccggagcaagcacatcgccgaagatgaaggtggtgcagattatgaaggcggccggtgagaccacagggaaggtgtacgagggcaccctaactcgccaatcccagtagagatcgcgctccaagttagctatgcactgggcagtgccatgcataagtaacttagccaagagagagtcagaagcagcgcccaagtcaaggaggctccagatgatggcacgtgtacgactggatgcgagccacgtgtccaggtgcgtaactgccaggagagagaaagtgaccaggtataaaagggtttcccaacgaacttctgaggtacgcacgttcagattgtcttctttacgcttgcgagttcttgagcatactgtgagagagaactggttcacggttccttgagagttcttgagtgttactcttgaagtatttggtggttcagtcactgacttgggcgttggattgcgatcggccgcagcggcgccgctctgttcttttgcaggttcttgaggtggatcgtgacgaaggacggaggttgaagaggtgcacacgtcgatccaaagtttgacgaggcaagttccaacgctctggtcaacaggcaggatcagtaacTAAATTAGTTTGTTGGACCCTTTGGTGGTAGGGTGTTAGGAAAATTGTTTTGGGTgctttgtataagggttgggacacccctgaattgtctcattttattttatttattctttgctgataaaaaaaaaactaaattagaaattattttagaaactaaaaaaaattggtttctaaattagtttctattattgttaaatagtttctaaattggtatctaattagcaaaggttttaactaccaattatttagtttctaaatctGGTTTCTAATTCagtttggtttctatttcatgattttcttggagTGTTAATAGtttttactattaataaaatttataatgtagGTTCTAAATTGGTATAACTGGTTAGTTACTTTAATTCTAAAATTGATAACTAAAATGttagtagttaattagatactaatttagaaactatttattaataacaaagatttgtttaatctttaaaataatatctaatttagtcagtataataattaattatttttatctctaaaatttaataattaattatttttcattccaTTAAGTCACATCACTTATAAACCATTTGGGATTTATTATCATACTATTTTAAATAGTccttttaaatgtattttaaattttaactcaAACTTAagcttaattttaaattttaatatactgtttcaaattgaaatatatatcttacaataaaaattacaatatcATGGAAATAAGTTTAAATAATGTTCAAACAATATCACAAGTCAAtaaacgataaaaaaaaatcacaatgtTCTTAAACTAATcttatatcaaaatttaaatcgTATAAAATTTAAGTACTTACGGATATCAACTTTTTTATGATTGGGGAAGACCTAAACTAAGATACtaacttaatattattaaaaacaatGATATATGATGAGCCATTGGCCGGCCACATTCTCCTTTCTATTTCTTGCTTTTTTCCTTATGTTTGTTTCGTTTTTTTACCAGTCTTTCTTTCGTTGAATGGTTGTAAACATGcagaaaattttgaataaaaagataaacaaatatGAGAATCGTTAGGGCAAAAGAAGAAGTAGCAAATCAGTCAACGACAGAGGAAGGAAAGAACTTGAAGAAATTGGTAAAGAAATCGACAATGTCAAGATCTGACACAAAAACCTCACAGACAATGTTGATAGCAGCAAGGGACTCACCGAGAAACTCAGGAACAAAAAAGAGTCCCACAACTAAACTGCAAATACCTATTTATATAGTCTTGTGTATagcaatatatatatagaagGAAAACCAGTATTGCACGAGTAGATTAACAGAAGCATGTCCAAAGCGTCACATTTTtcatttgtataaaatatattttgatactGATATTTAAGCAGTTGTTAATGTAAgtttcaattatataatgtgaaaacataatatttttccaGATTAAGTACAGGGTGTTGTCTCAGTGAATAAAGTTTAattaacaaataatattgaCCAATGATTAGCTTCGATATATTCTAGCAATAGATGGGCAAAAggacaaacaaaaaatattaagaaaccTACATGGGTTGTCCCATATAGCGCTGCGTGTGCTCATGTGAGTTAAAAAGCATAATATTTTAAGCATCAATAATTGATCTACATACTTCATTTGGATATACTATAGGTAGTTCAGGATTGATGAGAAAGGATGAAAGAAATAGTGGGTTCCCTGCTCTTGATTTTACTTTTCTTTGCAtattaaatgaatatatttaggATGTGAGGAAGGAAATAGAAGCAGGGTATGACTAAGGTAAAATTGAAGAAATTAGATTACAGAAAGAAGCAACGCCATGGTGACTGAGTGTCCTAGAAACAGGTTGCTTATTATTAGAGTGAGAGAAGTTGGATAGTAATTTAAATAAAGTATGGAGTTAATTAATTAACTCACTGAGCTAAGGAAGCTTGATATATGATAGTATGATCCTTCTAAAGAGTAATATGTATTGGTTGCTTTGAGAAATTGGATGTTGATCTTTAGTAAGGAGGTCTGGAATGAGGAGCATGACCCCAAGCAGAAGAATAAGCTTCATGGTTCACCTGTTGTCCATTCGGACCACCCAAACTCGGAGGAACATTATTATTGTACACCGAAATTGACGACGACGCTTCCCCAGGACCACCTCCCATCCCTGGCGGAGACCCACCGCCACCGCCCTGCTCCTGATCATCCTCCTCCAAGGGCAATCTCTCGTACGTTGCATTGGAAAACGTAGCCGCCATTATCAAAACTGGACCAGCCGCCACCAGCGGTCCCACCACCCCGCCGCCCACGATCTGTCCCTGCCCTCCAGCAAGATAGATGGTGAGACCGGTGGCACCGGGCGGGGACGGTCCGGGAAGAAACGAGCCGGTGAGGGAGAGGATGTCGAAGCGGCCGTGGAGAGCCATGACGGCCCCGGGAGCTGTGGGCTGGCGGAGAGTCACGTTGACGACGGCCCCGCTGCCGCTGAGAATGGACACGCCGCGCTGGCGCCTCCGCGCGAACTGGAGCACGCAGTCGGTGATGTCGGCGCCGCTGGCTATCTCCATGACGTGGCTTCGCAGCGCGTTAGGGCTGTCTCGCGTGACGAATATTGGCGGTTTGGGCTTGTTCTTAGAACCTGGTGGACGACCCCTCGGGCGGCGCGTGTTGGCCACGTCAATAGCTCCTTCTTTGGGCTCGTCGctgttttctttctcttcttcttcttcttccccgGCGTGGTTCCCAGTGACCGCACTGTCGTTCATAGAAAACCCCAGATCCGGTTTTCTCATGGAGTCACCCGAGTTCTCTAGACCCACAGAGCCGGTCCACCACCGGTTGGCCATGACTtgaaccaagaaaaataaaagaaaggcGAACCCACCTAAACTGAAGTAACAAAGAAAGTGAAGTATTTATATAGATCGGAGCGAGGCGAGTGATATAGTATTGTTTTTGGTTGTCAAAAAAAAATAGGAGAAGGGagaagaaggtgaagaatgaGGTGTGATTAGGGTTTGTAGGTttgtgtattatatatataatatttacataTGTGTGGGGGTGGGGGAGAAGGTGGGGTGCACGAACTTGCTCACTTCCCGACAATATTGATATATACGAGAGACACAGATGGAGAAGAAAACTACCACTTCTTCCTATTCACCCATCACCAATTCATTCACTACAGCACACACCACACCACAGCTTGAGTTACATGTTTGACCATTTTTATGTACTGCACCAAACCCTACTTTTAATGACCCCaaccaaaataataataactatatcagaaagttaatatttttaaaggtttttatttaatatttacttGCCTTTCTCTTTGACTCATGTTTTggatatatatatttattattgtaattaatcTTATTTTAAGTTACAGCGTAGACCAGACTTTCAGTTCTCTATGACTCACTAATTGAACATGGGTCAATAATATGATGTTAGGGATTGTTTGGTTGGGGTTTAGCCTGAGTGAAGGATAAAATGATGGTAAATTGAGCAgaattattagaaaaataagGAGAGAAGAAAGAAGGGGGTGTATTGGGTGAAGAAAAAACGAAAAAAGAGGGAATACGTGGAAAGAGAAGAGATAACAGAGGCCACCCCACCATCTTTTGGTTGTTGCTAGTAATTTGGGTGGGATTCTTTGCTTAGTGTGTCGTTTCATATGTGGATGATTATATATTACTCCACCATCTTTTTATTTTCCCTTCGATTCTACTTATATTCTGCGTTCTTCTCTCACAATTTAACACCTGCTTCTCATGTCCCTGCGTTTTAACCaattctacattttcttttctctcactttctctctctcttcaacaaacataaaataaaaacttatctCCTTTTATGttacccttttattttttattttattttaaatttttatttttcttagtaTTTTTGTCTTT from Phaseolus vulgaris cultivar G19833 chromosome 1, P. vulgaris v2.0, whole genome shotgun sequence carries:
- the LOC137813591 gene encoding AT-hook motif nuclear-localized protein 19-like, which codes for MANRWWTGSVGLENSGDSMRKPDLGFSMNDSAVTGNHAGEEEEEEKENSDEPKEGAIDVANTRRPRGRPPGSKNKPKPPIFVTRDSPNALRSHVMEIASGADITDCVLQFARRRQRGVSILSGSGAVVNVTLRQPTAPGAVMALHGRFDILSLTGSFLPGPSPPGATGLTIYLAGGQGQIVGGGVVGPLVAAGPVLIMAATFSNATYERLPLEEDDQEQGGGGGSPPGMGGGPGEASSSISVYNNNVPPSLGGPNGQQVNHEAYSSAWGHAPHSRPPY